In Arachis stenosperma cultivar V10309 chromosome 1, arast.V10309.gnm1.PFL2, whole genome shotgun sequence, one DNA window encodes the following:
- the LOC130962558 gene encoding transcription factor bHLH18-like isoform X2, producing the protein MESSSPSWLHDLEMEDDYNNFFPKEYSMNNSIDDYDEDLFFAHDMGNSIMFESPSNNNNYSSVDETSFDDERPSKFLKTSTNTDNNSYYSSLSPNFSSLSSSSSSSSITSFQPQILCFDNSNSSLNNNDNTTQLYDLDYTTLNTETKLKEVVNGSSKNQNLVTKSSSKGSKRSPSNAQDHIIAERKRREKISQSFIALAALVPGLKKIDKVTVLENAIKYVKDLKIRLTTLEQDNEKIKEIVEEPSVIVLNKRSPHDNESDDESVIVDDASNHDSSSLLHHVEARVSGQQVLIRIQCQKHKGILVKLLSEIQGHNLLVLNSSALPFGDSVLDITVITRMGEGYNLTVKELVKSIRVETLKFILS; encoded by the exons ATGGAATCGTCATCACCTAGCTGGTTACATGATCTG GAAATGGAAGATGATTACAACAATTTCTTTCCGAAAGAGTACAGCATGAACAACTCGATTGATGATTATGATGAAGATTTATTTTTCGCACATGACATGGGGAATTCAATAATGTTCGAGTCACcaagcaataataataattactctTCCGTTGATGAAACTAGTTTTGATGATGAGAGGCCTTCTAAGTTTCTCAAAACAAGTACCAATACTGATAATAATTCTTATTATTCATCATTATCACCAAATTTTTCTTCcctctcatcatcatcatcatcatcatcaataacATCATTTCAGCCACAAATTCTGTGCTTTGACAACTCAAACTCCTCTctcaataataatgataataccACCCAGCTTTATGATTTAGATTATACCACCTTGAACACAGAGACAAAACTAAAAGAGGTGGTAAATGGGTCatcaaaaaatcaaaacctGGTCACAAAATCCTCATCAAAGGGTTCTAAGAGGTCACCATCTAACGCTCAGGATCATATCATAGCTGAgaggaagagaagagagaagatcAGCCAGAGTTTCATTGCTCTTGCAGCTCTTGTTCCTGGCCTCAAGaag ATAGACAAAGTTACTGTGTTAGAGAATGCAATCAAGTACGTGAAGGATCTCAAAATTCGTCTTACAACACTAGAACAAgataatgaaaaaataaaggaaatagtAGAAGAGCCTTCTGTGATTGTTCTTAACAAAAGGTCACCACATGATAATGAGAGTGACGATGAGAGCGTTATTGTTGATGATGCTTCTAATCATGATTCTTCTTCACTTCTCCATCATGTGGAAGCAAGAGTATCAGGGCAACAGGTTTTGATTCGGATTCAGTGTCAAAAGCATAAGGGTATTTTGGTCAAATTACTTTCTGAGATTCAAGGACATAACCTACTTGTTTTGAATAGTAGTGCGTTGCCTTTTGGAGATTCGGTTCTTGATATAACTGTCATTACTCGG ATGGGCGAAGGGTACAATTTGACTGTTAAGGAACTTGTCAAGAGCATACGCGTGGAAACATTGAAGTTCATCTTGTCATAA
- the LOC130962558 gene encoding transcription factor bHLH18-like isoform X1 yields the protein MESSSPSWLHDLQEMEDDYNNFFPKEYSMNNSIDDYDEDLFFAHDMGNSIMFESPSNNNNYSSVDETSFDDERPSKFLKTSTNTDNNSYYSSLSPNFSSLSSSSSSSSITSFQPQILCFDNSNSSLNNNDNTTQLYDLDYTTLNTETKLKEVVNGSSKNQNLVTKSSSKGSKRSPSNAQDHIIAERKRREKISQSFIALAALVPGLKKIDKVTVLENAIKYVKDLKIRLTTLEQDNEKIKEIVEEPSVIVLNKRSPHDNESDDESVIVDDASNHDSSSLLHHVEARVSGQQVLIRIQCQKHKGILVKLLSEIQGHNLLVLNSSALPFGDSVLDITVITRMGEGYNLTVKELVKSIRVETLKFILS from the exons ATGGAATCGTCATCACCTAGCTGGTTACATGATCTG CAGGAAATGGAAGATGATTACAACAATTTCTTTCCGAAAGAGTACAGCATGAACAACTCGATTGATGATTATGATGAAGATTTATTTTTCGCACATGACATGGGGAATTCAATAATGTTCGAGTCACcaagcaataataataattactctTCCGTTGATGAAACTAGTTTTGATGATGAGAGGCCTTCTAAGTTTCTCAAAACAAGTACCAATACTGATAATAATTCTTATTATTCATCATTATCACCAAATTTTTCTTCcctctcatcatcatcatcatcatcatcaataacATCATTTCAGCCACAAATTCTGTGCTTTGACAACTCAAACTCCTCTctcaataataatgataataccACCCAGCTTTATGATTTAGATTATACCACCTTGAACACAGAGACAAAACTAAAAGAGGTGGTAAATGGGTCatcaaaaaatcaaaacctGGTCACAAAATCCTCATCAAAGGGTTCTAAGAGGTCACCATCTAACGCTCAGGATCATATCATAGCTGAgaggaagagaagagagaagatcAGCCAGAGTTTCATTGCTCTTGCAGCTCTTGTTCCTGGCCTCAAGaag ATAGACAAAGTTACTGTGTTAGAGAATGCAATCAAGTACGTGAAGGATCTCAAAATTCGTCTTACAACACTAGAACAAgataatgaaaaaataaaggaaatagtAGAAGAGCCTTCTGTGATTGTTCTTAACAAAAGGTCACCACATGATAATGAGAGTGACGATGAGAGCGTTATTGTTGATGATGCTTCTAATCATGATTCTTCTTCACTTCTCCATCATGTGGAAGCAAGAGTATCAGGGCAACAGGTTTTGATTCGGATTCAGTGTCAAAAGCATAAGGGTATTTTGGTCAAATTACTTTCTGAGATTCAAGGACATAACCTACTTGTTTTGAATAGTAGTGCGTTGCCTTTTGGAGATTCGGTTCTTGATATAACTGTCATTACTCGG ATGGGCGAAGGGTACAATTTGACTGTTAAGGAACTTGTCAAGAGCATACGCGTGGAAACATTGAAGTTCATCTTGTCATAA